The Mycobacterium avium subsp. avium genomic sequence ATCCGCACCGCCCGCGCGGTGCGTCCCCAGTCCAGGTCGTTGAGCGCGCTGATCGCCTTGCCGCGCGACTCCTCCTTGAAAGCCGGCGGCACCGCATCCTCGAGGTCGAGGAACACCAGGTCGGCACCGCTTCCGGCGGCCTTGTCGAACATGTTGTCGTTGCTGGCGGGCACCGCGAGCTCCGAGCGGCGAAGAAGCTGGGTCATCGATCAAATTCCTTCTGTCACACCACGCCCCGGGCGCGTAGCTGGTCGATTTCGTCAGGGGTGAGGCCGAGCAGCTCCCCGTAGACCTCGGCGTTGTGCTCACCGAGGCGGGGTCCGAGATGCTCGACCGTGCCGGACGCCGACGAGAAGCGCGGAACGGGCGCCTGCACCGTCATCGGTCCGAGCTGTTGGTCGTCGACGGAGACGAACACCCCGCGGTGCGCCAGCTGCTCGTCAGCGACCAGGTCGCTGATGTCATAGACCGGCGCTGCGGCGACCTCGTGGGCTTCGAACACGGCCATCGCCTCCGAAAGTGTCTTGCCCGCAACCCAATCGGCGACGAGTATGTCGACTTCGCGGGCGCGTGCCAGCCGCCGCTGCGGGTCGGAGAACTCCGGGTCACCCAGCAGGTCGTCGCGGCCGATCGCCCGGAACACCCGCAGCGCCAGCGCCGGTGAGCTGCCGGACATGGCCAGCCATCGCCCGTCGGCGGTCTGGTAGGTGTTGCGCGGCGCGGAGATGTCCCACCGGTTGCCGGATCGCTCGGGCACCAGTCCCAGCTGGTCGTAGCCCAGCAGCGTCTGTTCCAGCAGCCGGGCCAGCGGGTCGATCAGGTTGACATCGATCAATTGTCCCGGCCCGCCGTGCACGTCGCGGTGATACAACGCCATCATCACCGCGTAAGCGGCATTCAGCGAGGTGACGCCGTCGGCCAACATGAACGGCGGCAGGGTGGGCGGCGTGCCGGCCTGGCCGGTGATGTGCGCGAAACCGCTCATCGCCTCGCCCAGCGTGCCGAACCCCGGCCGCTCGCTCTTCGGCCCGCTCAACCCGTAGCCCGTGATGTGCAGCATCACGAGCCGCTCATTGACCGCGCGCAGGCTCTCGTAGTCCAGTCCCCATTTGCGCAGGGTCTGGGGACGGGTGTTGAAGATGGCGACGTCGGCGTGCTCCACCAGACGGCGGACCAGCTGTTGTCCTTCCGCGCTGCGCAGGTCCAGCGTGATCGATTTCTTGTTGCGGGAGATGGACTTCCACATCAGGCCGACACCGTCGCGCTGGTTGCCCCACCCGCGGATCGGGTCGCCATGGCGTGGTTCTTCGACCTTGATCACGTCGGCGCCGAACTCGCCCAGATAGGTCGCCACCAGCGGCGCGGCGGCCAGCGTGGCCAGGTCGAGCACCCGCAGCCCGTCAAGCATGGGCCGCCCGGGCGTTGGCGGGACGCGGCAGCCCCAGATGTCCGCGCAGCGTGGCGGACCGGTATTCGGTGCGGAACAGGCCGCGGCGTTGCAACTCGGGGACCACCATGCGCACCACGTCTTCGAATGCGCCGGGCAGATGCGTTGCGGCCAGCACGAATCCGTCGCAGGCGCCGGTTTGGAACCAGTCCGCCATCTGATCGGCGACCTGCGGGCCGGTGCCAACGAACCGGGGCCCCTGCAACAGGGTGGCGCGATGGTTGGCGAGATCCCGCACGGTGACGGCGTCGCCGCCGATGTGGGCGCGTAGGTTCTGCACAAGCCCGCGGATGCCGGAGACGGAGGCCAGGATGTCGTCGGTCACCGGATCGTCGAGATCGTGTTGGGCGAAGTCGTAATTCATCAGTTCCGACAACAGCGTCAGCGATGCCATCGGATGCACCAGATCGTTGAGGAGCATCGCCTCGCGGTCCTTGGCATGGGCCTCGGACTCGCCCACCACGGCATAGGCCATCGGACAGATCCGAACCGCGGCGGGGTCGCGGCCGGCGTCGGCGATGCGGTCCTTCTGGTCGGCGTAGTGGCTGCGGGCGCCGTCGATGCCCGGATCACCGGTGAAGATCAATTCCGCCCAGCGGGAAGCGAATTCGCGGCCGCGTCCCGACGACCCGGCCTGGATGATCACCGGCCGGCCCTGCGGGGTGCGCGGCACCGTCAACGGTCCACGCGCGGAGAAGAATTCACCGACGTGGCCGAGTTCGTGCACCTTCGCGGGGTCGGCGTACCGGCCGGATACCCGATCGTGCAGCACGGCGTCGTCCTCCCATGTGTCCCACAGGCCGGTCACCACGTCCATGAATTCGTCGGCCCGGTCGTATCTTTCGTCGTGGCCGAGATGGGCGTCGACGCCGAAGTTCTGCGCCTCGCTGTCGTTGACCGAGGTGACCACGTTCCACGCGGCGCGGCCGCCGGAGAGGTGATCCAGCGACGCGAACGTGCGCGCCACATGGAACGGCGGGTAATAGGTGGTCGAGTACGTCGCGCCCAGCCCGATCCAGGAGGTGGCCTGCGCCAGCACGCCGAGGATCACGCCGAGGTCCAGCTTGACCGGGCGGGCGCCGTAGCGCACGGCCTCGCCCACCGAGCCGCCGTATACGCCCGGCATGGCGAGGCGGTCGTCGAAGAACATCAGGTCGAAGCAGCCCTCTTCGAGCTGTCGGCCGATCTTGGCGTAGTAGGCGGCGTCCAGGTAGCGGTGCTCGGTGGCCGGGTGCCGCCACGATCCCGCGTACACGGAGGTGCTGCCCGCCTGCATGAAGGCGACGAGGGCCATCTTGTCGGTGCGCATGGTTTGAAACGTAACATCTGATATTTCAGATATCAAATGTCGCGTCTGGTATTGTTCGGACGTGGCGGCGATCGACATCTCCGGGACGGTGCGGGAACGCGCGGCCCGCGAACTGCGTGACCGCATCCTGACCGGCGCCCTGCCGGCCGGTTCGCGGATCGACCTCGACGCCATCACCGCCGAATTCGCCACCAGCCGGACCCCGGTGCGCGAGGCGCTGCTGGAGCTGTCGTTCGAGGGCCTGGTTCAGGTCGCCCCGCGCAGCGGCGTCACGGTGATCGGGATCAGCCCCGAGGACGTGCTGGACAGCTTCACCATTCTCGGCGTGCTGACCGGCCAGGCGGCGGCCTGGGCGGCCGAACGGATCGGCCCCGAGGAACTGGCGACGCTGCGCGAGCTGGCCGCCGAGGTGGTCGCGAAGTCCGGTGACGACAGCATCGGCGAGGCCAATTGGCATTTCCATCAGATGATCCACCGGGCCGCGCACTCGCCGCGGCTGGCGAACCAGATCAAGCACGCCGCCCGCGTGGTGCCGACCAATTTCCTGACCTTGTTTCCCGAGCACGAGAAGCATTCGCTCGACGAGCATGCGCAGTTGCTCGACGCGCTCGGCGATAAGGACGTCGAGCGCGCCCGCGTCATCGCCGAACGACACGTCCTGGATGCCGGGCGCTCGCTGGCCGAATGGCTGGAACAGCGCCGCGACGGCGAGCGCTGAGCGCCGCCGCGTCAGCCCTTCAGCGCGGGCAGCGCCTTGTCGGTGAGCAACTGCACCGACCGCCAGGCTTCCTCGACCGGCATGCCGCCGACCAGGGGGTGCAGGACGATCGGGCCGAAATCGGGCGCGTCGCGCACCTCGGCGATCAGCTGGTCGGGAGTCAGAAAGCGGTAGCGTCCCGATGCCCGAACCTCGTCGAGGGTCTGCACGCCCGGCAGGTGCATGAGGGAACGCTGGTCGGTTGACCATCCGCCGTAGGTGACCGCCTCCCACAGGATGTGGTCGCCGAGTTCGGCCCACGCCCGCTCGGGATCCTCGTGCAGGTAGATCATGCCCCGGTTGACCGGTCCCGGCATGAGAACCACTGGGGCCAGGTCGATCTCGGCGCACAGCTCGCGGTAGTAGTCGGCGATGTCGGGGAGGTGATCGGCGAGGCTGAGCGGCAGCCGGAACCGGGCCGCGCGGCGTGCCGTGGCCCGCGCGCCCCCACCCACGTACAACGGTGGATGCGGCCGGGTCCAGGTGCCGGTGCAGATTCCCGCCGGCGCGCCACCGCCGGACCAGACGGCCAGCATCCGCTCCAGCAGGCTGTCCATCAGCGCGCCGCGTCGGCCGAAATCGGCTCCCAGCGCGTCGTATTCGACGGGCCGGTAGCCCAAGCCCACCGTGGTGTGCAGCCGGCCCCGGCTCATGTTGTCGACGAGCGCGATGTCCTCGGCGAGCCGGACCGGGTTCCACAGCGGGCCCAGGGCGCAATCCACGCTGGCGATCAGCGTCGAGGTGCGCGCCAAGAACATCGCCGCGGCCATGATCGGGTTGCAGCTCCAGCCGTGCCCGGTCGCGTGATGTTCGTCTACGCTGACCGACGTGATGCCGTGCGATTCGCCCCACTGCGCCAGCTCGAGCGCGGCGCTCATCAGCCGGCTCTGGGTGCGTGGATCACCGTGCGGGGAGGCGAAGTTGAAGCGCAGCACCGTCAGCAGCATGCCGGGGACCGCCTCACTGTGCTTCCGGCGCGGCGGTGGCCTGCAGGAAGGCGGGAAAGTCGGGAAACAGGGCGCGGTCGACGATCTCGATGCGGGTGCCCGCCGCATCGACGTAGTACGCGAACAACGCCAGATCCGGGGCGGCAGTGTCGGCCGTCGCTTCGAACGCAAACCCGTTGTCTTCCAACAGCTGTGCGCTCTGCGCCAGATCGTCGCACCAGTAGCCGAGGTGATGGACCGCGTTGCCGGGGGCGGCCGCCCAGGCGGTGCCCGGTACCTCCTGGATGAGCTCGACGTGGGGAGCTTGCAGCGAGTAGACGAAAGTCGAAGTCACTTCCCGGGTTCCGCTCACGGTGCGAAACGGCAGCGTGTAGCTGACCGGGGTGATCCACCGGTACCCGGCGAGCGCGCTCAGCCGGGCCATCGCCGCCTCGAGGTCGGGCACGATGATGCCCGTGTGATAAAAGTCCTCGGGCCGCAGCGCGAATGCCGTCATGAGTTCCTCGCTATCTGGTGGCGCAGCCAGGCACTTTCCCAGAAGTTCGTGCTGCTGGCCAGAAGTTTTTCATGGGCCTGACGCAGCACCTCGCGTGCCCCCGAGTG encodes the following:
- a CDS encoding CaiB/BaiF CoA transferase family protein, translated to MLDGLRVLDLATLAAAPLVATYLGEFGADVIKVEEPRHGDPIRGWGNQRDGVGLMWKSISRNKKSITLDLRSAEGQQLVRRLVEHADVAIFNTRPQTLRKWGLDYESLRAVNERLVMLHITGYGLSGPKSERPGFGTLGEAMSGFAHITGQAGTPPTLPPFMLADGVTSLNAAYAVMMALYHRDVHGGPGQLIDVNLIDPLARLLEQTLLGYDQLGLVPERSGNRWDISAPRNTYQTADGRWLAMSGSSPALALRVFRAIGRDDLLGDPEFSDPQRRLARAREVDILVADWVAGKTLSEAMAVFEAHEVAAAPVYDISDLVADEQLAHRGVFVSVDDQQLGPMTVQAPVPRFSSASGTVEHLGPRLGEHNAEVYGELLGLTPDEIDQLRARGVV
- a CDS encoding LLM class flavin-dependent oxidoreductase; protein product: MLLTVLRFNFASPHGDPRTQSRLMSAALELAQWGESHGITSVSVDEHHATGHGWSCNPIMAAAMFLARTSTLIASVDCALGPLWNPVRLAEDIALVDNMSRGRLHTTVGLGYRPVEYDALGADFGRRGALMDSLLERMLAVWSGGGAPAGICTGTWTRPHPPLYVGGGARATARRAARFRLPLSLADHLPDIADYYRELCAEIDLAPVVLMPGPVNRGMIYLHEDPERAWAELGDHILWEAVTYGGWSTDQRSLMHLPGVQTLDEVRASGRYRFLTPDQLIAEVRDAPDFGPIVLHPLVGGMPVEEAWRSVQLLTDKALPALKG
- a CDS encoding LLM class flavin-dependent oxidoreductase, giving the protein MRTDKMALVAFMQAGSTSVYAGSWRHPATEHRYLDAAYYAKIGRQLEEGCFDLMFFDDRLAMPGVYGGSVGEAVRYGARPVKLDLGVILGVLAQATSWIGLGATYSTTYYPPFHVARTFASLDHLSGGRAAWNVVTSVNDSEAQNFGVDAHLGHDERYDRADEFMDVVTGLWDTWEDDAVLHDRVSGRYADPAKVHELGHVGEFFSARGPLTVPRTPQGRPVIIQAGSSGRGREFASRWAELIFTGDPGIDGARSHYADQKDRIADAGRDPAAVRICPMAYAVVGESEAHAKDREAMLLNDLVHPMASLTLLSELMNYDFAQHDLDDPVTDDILASVSGIRGLVQNLRAHIGGDAVTVRDLANHRATLLQGPRFVGTGPQVADQMADWFQTGACDGFVLAATHLPGAFEDVVRMVVPELQRRGLFRTEYRSATLRGHLGLPRPANARAAHA
- a CDS encoding GntR family transcriptional regulator, with protein sequence MAAIDISGTVRERAARELRDRILTGALPAGSRIDLDAITAEFATSRTPVREALLELSFEGLVQVAPRSGVTVIGISPEDVLDSFTILGVLTGQAAAWAAERIGPEELATLRELAAEVVAKSGDDSIGEANWHFHQMIHRAAHSPRLANQIKHAARVVPTNFLTLFPEHEKHSLDEHAQLLDALGDKDVERARVIAERHVLDAGRSLAEWLEQRRDGER
- a CDS encoding VOC family protein → MTAFALRPEDFYHTGIIVPDLEAAMARLSALAGYRWITPVSYTLPFRTVSGTREVTSTFVYSLQAPHVELIQEVPGTAWAAAPGNAVHHLGYWCDDLAQSAQLLEDNGFAFEATADTAAPDLALFAYYVDAAGTRIEIVDRALFPDFPAFLQATAAPEAQ